A DNA window from Anaerocolumna sp. AGMB13020 contains the following coding sequences:
- a CDS encoding GH36-type glycosyl hydrolase domain-containing protein — MRYGYFDNANREYVIERVDLPTSWTNYLGVKDLCAVVNHTAGGYMFYKTPEYHRITRFRANSIPMDRPGHYVYLRDDRTGDYFSISWQPVGKPLEEAAYTCRHGLSYTRYQCEYKGIKAEQKLFIPLEDSVELWDVTIENTGAEVRELSVFSYLEFSYHHIDMDNRNYQMSNYAAGSSYEDGIIEHDLFYEEYGYQYFTGSFEPDGFDCLRDQFIGLYRTETNPLAVEKGKCQGSFEKGGNHCGSLHKKISLQPGESKRLIFMLGEGNRETGRSMRKKYSDLAEVDRAFQELAAFWEMKRKKLQIETPNEGMNTLINIWNLYQAEINVMFSRFASFIEVGGRTGLGYRDTAQDAMTVPHSNPTKCRQRLVELLRGLVSTGYGLHLFQPEWFDPDTQVKPFKSPTVIPAPDKNSIVHGIKDACSDDALWLVSSIVEYVKETGEYTFFSEELSYADGGSGTVYEHMTRILDFSHEQIGASGICKGLRADWNDCLNLGGGESAMVSFLHYWALGNFLEAAAYLKITKDVQKYSEMRAQVKKACDEVLWDKEWYIRGITSKGRKIGTSEDKEGKIHLESNAWAVLSGAADGEKGRRAMDSVDKYLFTPYGIMLNGPSYTVPDEDIGFITRVYPGVKENGAIFSHPNPWAWAAECRLGRGDRAMKFYDALSPYNQNDKIEIREAEPYSYCQFIMGKEHTAFGRARHPFMTGTGGWAYFSATRYMLGIRPGFYGLILDPCIPADWKEFKVTREWRGALYHITVKNPDGVMKGVKEIRINDVAIKQQGEEIEHHISGKAILQTADYSEMQSNQGMEIPLQEKGSTNYVTVVMG; from the coding sequence ATGAGGTATGGCTATTTTGATAATGCGAACAGGGAGTATGTTATTGAGCGTGTGGATTTACCCACATCCTGGACAAATTACTTAGGGGTAAAGGATTTGTGCGCGGTGGTAAATCACACAGCAGGCGGATATATGTTCTACAAAACACCGGAATATCACAGAATTACACGCTTTCGTGCCAACAGTATACCAATGGACAGACCGGGACATTATGTTTATCTCAGAGATGATAGAACCGGAGATTATTTCAGTATCTCCTGGCAGCCGGTGGGTAAACCCTTGGAGGAAGCTGCCTACACCTGCCGCCATGGCTTGTCCTACACCAGATATCAGTGTGAATACAAGGGAATCAAAGCAGAGCAAAAGCTGTTCATTCCTTTGGAAGACAGTGTTGAACTGTGGGATGTAACCATAGAAAATACCGGTGCAGAAGTACGGGAATTAAGTGTATTTTCTTATCTGGAATTCTCCTATCACCACATTGATATGGATAACCGGAATTACCAGATGAGCAATTATGCGGCTGGCTCCTCTTATGAAGACGGAATCATAGAACACGACCTGTTCTATGAAGAATATGGATATCAGTATTTTACCGGAAGCTTTGAACCTGACGGATTTGACTGCTTAAGAGATCAATTCATCGGTTTATACCGGACAGAGACAAATCCGCTGGCAGTTGAAAAGGGCAAATGTCAGGGAAGCTTTGAAAAAGGCGGAAATCATTGTGGTTCCTTACATAAAAAAATTAGTTTACAACCCGGCGAATCCAAAAGACTGATATTTATGCTAGGTGAAGGAAACAGGGAAACCGGAAGGAGTATGAGAAAAAAATACTCGGACCTGGCAGAGGTTGATAGGGCTTTTCAAGAACTCGCTGCCTTCTGGGAGATGAAACGGAAGAAACTTCAAATTGAAACACCCAATGAAGGGATGAATACACTGATTAATATCTGGAATCTGTATCAGGCGGAAATCAATGTAATGTTCTCAAGGTTTGCCTCCTTTATAGAAGTGGGAGGAAGGACTGGCTTAGGCTACAGAGATACTGCCCAGGATGCCATGACCGTTCCGCATTCAAATCCTACTAAATGCCGTCAAAGGCTGGTGGAGCTTTTACGAGGTCTGGTATCCACAGGGTACGGACTGCATCTGTTCCAACCGGAGTGGTTTGACCCGGATACGCAGGTTAAGCCTTTTAAATCACCCACAGTAATACCGGCACCGGATAAGAACAGTATCGTGCATGGAATAAAAGATGCCTGCTCCGATGATGCGCTGTGGCTTGTCAGTTCCATTGTTGAGTATGTAAAAGAAACAGGTGAGTATACCTTCTTTTCAGAGGAATTAAGCTATGCGGACGGCGGCAGCGGAACAGTATATGAGCATATGACCCGCATACTCGATTTCTCTCATGAGCAGATAGGAGCTTCCGGAATCTGCAAAGGATTAAGAGCTGACTGGAATGATTGCCTGAATTTAGGCGGTGGAGAAAGCGCAATGGTATCCTTTTTGCATTACTGGGCTTTGGGTAATTTTCTGGAAGCAGCAGCTTATCTCAAGATAACGAAAGATGTTCAGAAATACTCGGAGATGAGAGCACAGGTTAAGAAAGCCTGTGATGAAGTATTATGGGATAAAGAATGGTATATCAGAGGAATAACAAGCAAAGGAAGAAAGATCGGTACCTCAGAGGACAAAGAAGGAAAAATCCATCTGGAATCCAATGCCTGGGCAGTATTATCCGGAGCCGCCGATGGTGAAAAGGGAAGAAGAGCCATGGATTCCGTGGATAAATACCTGTTCACACCTTATGGCATAATGCTTAATGGCCCTTCCTATACGGTTCCCGATGAAGATATCGGCTTTATCACCAGAGTGTATCCGGGAGTAAAAGAGAATGGTGCAATTTTTTCTCATCCCAATCCCTGGGCCTGGGCAGCTGAGTGCCGTCTTGGAAGAGGTGACAGGGCAATGAAATTCTATGATGCCTTATCTCCCTATAATCAGAATGATAAGATAGAAATCAGAGAAGCAGAGCCTTATTCCTATTGCCAGTTTATTATGGGCAAGGAACATACTGCCTTTGGAAGGGCAAGACATCCCTTTATGACCGGCACCGGCGGCTGGGCATACTTTTCTGCCACCAGATATATGCTGGGCATCAGACCAGGATTTTATGGCTTAATCCTGGATCCCTGTATTCCGGCGGACTGGAAGGAGTTTAAGGTGACCCGTGAATGGAGAGGAGCTCTCTATCATATTACGGTTAAGAACCCTGATGGAGTTATGAAAGGAGTGAAGGAAATACGGATCAATGATGTTGCCATAAAACAGCAGGGAGAAGAAATAGAACATCATATATCCGGAAAGGCAATATTACAGACTGCTGATTATTCTGAGATGCAAAGCAACCAGGGAATGGAAATACCCCTGCAGGAAAAGGGCAGCACAAATTATGTCACAGTAGTGATGGGATAA
- the def gene encoding peptide deformylase codes for MALREIRMFEDDILRKVSKPVTEVNDHIREILDDMAETMYHTPGGGGLAACQIGILRRLLVADMGEGLLKLVNPVITEKKGEQLVTEGCLSFPGIWGKLKRPEIVIVHAFNEYGEEIEIKARGELAKCLCHE; via the coding sequence ATGGCATTAAGGGAAATTAGAATGTTTGAGGATGATATCCTGCGTAAAGTCAGTAAACCAGTGACAGAAGTAAATGACCATATCAGAGAAATACTGGATGATATGGCAGAAACCATGTATCATACGCCTGGCGGAGGCGGATTGGCGGCCTGTCAAATCGGTATTCTACGAAGGCTGTTGGTTGCTGATATGGGAGAAGGGTTATTAAAACTTGTGAATCCGGTAATTACCGAGAAAAAAGGAGAGCAGCTTGTGACTGAAGGCTGCTTGAGCTTTCCGGGAATATGGGGGAAACTTAAAAGACCAGAGATAGTAATTGTACATGCTTTCAATGAGTATGGAGAAGAAATTGAAATCAAAGCCAGGGGGGAACTGGCTAAATGCCTGTGTCATGAATAG
- a CDS encoding YmaF family protein — protein MSYNNEDYRRQKHVHEIQGSVEIAEPREEPHNHRFATVSGEAIPYGAGDHYHEVAFRTDFYEDHYHEFCGRTSGAICVGGGRHVHFLESVTTVNDCHRHKFRVATLIENPIGKNC, from the coding sequence GTGAGTTATAATAATGAAGATTACAGGAGACAGAAACATGTTCATGAAATCCAGGGAAGTGTTGAAATAGCTGAACCCCGCGAAGAACCACACAATCATAGATTTGCAACAGTATCCGGCGAAGCAATTCCTTATGGTGCTGGCGATCATTATCATGAGGTTGCATTCAGAACAGATTTTTATGAAGACCATTATCACGAATTCTGTGGAAGAACCTCAGGTGCTATATGCGTCGGAGGAGGAAGACATGTTCATTTCCTTGAATCCGTAACAACTGTAAACGATTGTCACAGGCATAAATTCAGAGTGGCAACTTTGATAGAGAATCCAATCGGCAAGAACTGTTAA
- a CDS encoding ABC transporter ATP-binding protein produces the protein MGNNALELNNITKSYHDGEEENIVLNNVSLSVEYGEFAAIVGPSGSGKSTLLSIAGALLSPTSGEVRIGKTLLSDRNKKHWDKVRREQIGFVFQSHQLLPYLKVMDQLKLITWLSSRKDKKEQEEHAAKLLEDFGLNNRAAYYPDKLSGGEKQRVAIARALMNHPDVLLADEPTASLDKDRGRQVVEMIRKETKKYKKAALMVTHDERILDLVDSVYRIENGIITKEK, from the coding sequence ATGGGGAATAATGCTTTAGAATTAAATAATATAACAAAGAGTTATCATGATGGGGAAGAAGAAAATATCGTATTAAATAACGTATCCCTTTCTGTTGAATATGGTGAATTTGCCGCAATCGTGGGACCCTCTGGTTCAGGTAAGAGCACACTGTTATCCATAGCAGGGGCTTTGCTGAGTCCAACCTCAGGAGAGGTAAGAATCGGTAAGACTTTATTATCTGACAGGAATAAAAAGCATTGGGATAAGGTAAGAAGAGAACAGATCGGTTTTGTATTTCAATCCCATCAATTACTTCCCTATTTGAAAGTGATGGACCAGTTAAAATTAATTACCTGGCTTTCTTCCCGTAAAGACAAAAAAGAGCAGGAGGAGCATGCTGCAAAGCTATTGGAGGACTTTGGTCTGAATAACAGAGCCGCCTATTATCCTGACAAGCTTTCAGGAGGCGAAAAACAAAGAGTTGCCATTGCAAGAGCTCTTATGAACCACCCGGACGTACTGTTGGCTGATGAACCTACCGCCAGCCTTGATAAAGACAGAGGCAGGCAGGTAGTGGAAATGATCAGGAAAGAAACAAAAAAATATAAAAAAGCAGCACTTATGGTAACTCATGATGAAAGGATTCTCGATCTTGTGGATTCTGTGTATCGGATCGAAAATGGTATTATTACAAAAGAGAAATAA